The Chionomys nivalis chromosome 4, mChiNiv1.1, whole genome shotgun sequence genome contains the following window.
gcttcctgtgtgtagaGTGTAGAAAACGTGATAAGGCAGCCCATCGCTCTGGTAGccatgccatgccttccctgccgtTCCGAATTCCTGCCCTCTGAAGccgtaagctaaaataaactcccCTGTGTTGCCTTTGAtcatatttttatcacagcagcagaaaagttaCTAACACAATGAGTCCTAAAAGATAGACTGAGCGCTGCCATCATACATTTGACTGAATTTTCAACCcgaggatggatgggtgggacACTCCAAGACAGAGTCTTTGGTGGGATTTCAGGTAAAAGATAATTCTCAATACCACAGTCAACTACATTCAGTCATGCCACATAGAAGTAGCTCCTTGTGGACACATTACAACCACACTGTGACATGAAGAAACCAAACAGTATTTTAAGTATGGTAAAATGAAGCCAGAtggggtagcacacacctgtaatcctgagACTTGGAAAGCTAAAGCAAGATCAGGGCTTCaggaacagcctgggctactcagCGCCTGTtacgaagaaaaaaaaatcaagtacaaAATACTTCAAACCTCCCAAATTGAAAtgtacaaaaccaaaaaaccccacaCAGTATTTTATTCAGCAGATGACCATTTATTTAAgccaaaaaaaaccctcaaaaaacaaaaaacggtgAGACACTAAATTAGTCTATTCAATGTACTCAAGAGTCATGCTAGAATTAAGAGTAACTATGTGTAGAATCAAGGGCTGGGGAACAGACCACAGACACCACATCCTCCACAAAGGTGGCTAGAAGCCTGAAGCCAGCCCATGGACATGCTagtgagacagaggaggaagttCAAAGTTTCCGGCAGAGATGGACAAAAAGAGCAGAAGAAACTCCAGGAGCTAAATGAGAAGCCTGCAGGGAGGGGGCCTTGGTCATAGGCAGAACAAAGATGAGtggttttatttcttatgtttgACCTGAGATGCCGGTGCCCCTGGATTCTTTCCACTTCTACGGAAACTTCCGGGTGCCCTACCAGTTGTTTCTCCCACCAGTGTCTAGAGTACAGCACTGTGTTGGTGTCTACTGTGCATTTAAGAATaaactttagtaaaaaaaaaaaaaaatcatccagtgATTGACAGGCTATTGATTTTTACTCTGTCATTTCGGTCTCAggttaaataaattttagaatccTGAAAAAAAGTGAGGATGTAATCAGGCCATTTTCAAGCATACAATTCTAAGAATTTACCACGCAAACTCATGGCTACAGAACCAAGACAGGATGGACACGGGAGATAACTATGAAAGCATAGTTTTTGTGCCACTAAGATGGGATCGACGGGGAAAAGCATTCACTATCCAGGTCTGATGACCTCAATTGATCTGATGAACTCATGCCAAAGCAGAGAACTGAATTCAGATCgggcctctgacttccacagtgtGCTGTGGTACAGACACACCATGGCACACGTGGTCCTGAACtcacacacaaatcacacacattCACCCAAACATACATCAATCATAAACTAAACAGTTAAAAAAGCTGTGTGTAAGAGCTAGGCTCTGGCCCATAATCTCAGCTCCTCTGGTGGCTGATGGCAGAGGATTTCATATTCAAGGTAGCTCTAGGTTGAAGAATGAGTTCAGTGCTAgactgggcaacttagtgagacccagTCACAAATACAAAGGAGAGAACTAGAGACATAACTGTATTAGACTCCTTGCCTTACGTTAAGTATGCATTAatgcaaaaagaaattaaaagcatacacacacatttatacacatacattacatacatacacacacaaaactatatatatatatagtggttAGCCGGGGAACAGAGAAGAAAGATTTGGTTCAGTAAGCTGGGAATTCTGAACAGCTGTGATTTTAGGAATGATCTTGTAGACTTCACCTTTAccagtaactttttaaaaataaaaaataaaataaaataaataaaaaataaaacaaggcaaaTATGGTAACTGCATACAAAACATTACAACTTAGGTTTACTGGAGAAAATTATTTGAgagtttaaaacataaaataacatgggataataataacaaaaacattttccatCAGCTTACTGGTGAAATTTTGATGTGAACatactaaaaaaagaaatgcatacaCAGGtatttgatcctagcacttgggaggcagagatggtggatctctgtgagttcaaggccacattggtctacagagtgagttctaagactgccagagatacatagtaagatcttgcctaaaaataagtatataaataaaacaacaaacaaaagaaaaagaaagcaaatgcatATCCCAGTGCGTGCTGAAAACAGCCTGTAAAATTCACCATAAATCTCATCTataaagaagagacagaaaaggaagattcTACCAGTAGCTTCGGAGATTGCTGAGAATACTGCACATTCAAGTAAGTAAATGTCATAGCTCACCATGGTTCTGGGCCATTTCTCAAGAGAGCAGCCCGAAACACCCAAGGAGTTGAGTGTTGTCCAACTCTTCAAAAACTCATGTGGAAAACAATAAAGGCCAccgaaagaaaagaaatctactTATTTCTTGGTTAGAGAATTAACAGGTAAACAGAGGGTGTTGATAATTTACCACTAGAACTTCTTGGAATCTGTTAAGGCCGTCGGCAAGAGTCTATGGTACTTTAGGTCAACGAGAGTGGCACTTTTATTCCTAAAAAAGGTGACTAAGTATCTTGCATCTAGGGGCAGAGAAACCTCTCACTTGAGGGGCATCAGGATTTGTGCAGCGCAGTTCATTCACAGAACAGTCGCTTCCTGGCCTTGCACGGGGACCTAGGAGAGGACAGAGGACGCTGCTCTTGGGGATTtgaaggagatggaggcagaggctgcaggggTGAGCTGGGGAAGGGTCCCAGCAGGTAGCTGTCCTGGTCCCAGACAGACCTTGGAGAATATGGCTCTGCATTAGGGGAAGGCCCTAAGGGATATGGTTCTGGGATGTGGCCCTGAGGCCAAGGAGTGGGCATCCTGATGGTGGAGGAAAAGTGCTCACTTGCCTGACCAGCTGGAGGATCCATGCATGGTGACAGGGAGCCAGAGTCCTCATCCTCATCAAAGGATTCCTCTTGGTAGGAATCTTCTAGAATGAACTGACAGGAGGATCCCGGCTGGAGGACTAGAAGGTCGTCCTCTGGCATTTCCAGGCCAGCGCCCCCCTGCGGGGTGGCGGACAAGAACCCAGGCTGTCCAAGATGGTCTGGAGCCTGGAGGCCCTCGGGCACCAGGATGATGGTGTGTTCGGGGAGCTCCACTTCCAGGACCGAGGTGAGATTCGGCTCCAGCAGTAGGTCGACGTCATCCACCTTCAGTTGCACGGCAGAGCCGGCGGCCAGGTACACCACG
Protein-coding sequences here:
- the LOC130873560 gene encoding proline-rich protein 23A3-like; this translates as MLGARPLSPGADPEPCWTPQPQEPSPAEQHSLQEPPATPDLEEPAGSASHVPTSVVYLAAGSAVQLKVDDVDLLLEPNLTSVLEVELPEHTIILVPEGLQAPDHLGQPGFLSATPQGGAGLEMPEDDLLVLQPGSSCQFILEDSYQEESFDEDEDSGSLSPCMDPPAGQASEHFSSTIRMPTPWPQGHIPEPYPLGPSPNAEPYSPRSVWDQDSYLLGPFPSSPLQPLPPSPSNPQEQRPLSSPRSPCKARKRLFCE